A region of Vigna radiata var. radiata cultivar VC1973A chromosome 10, Vradiata_ver6, whole genome shotgun sequence DNA encodes the following proteins:
- the LOC106775907 gene encoding probable LRR receptor-like serine/threonine-protein kinase At1g06840 gives MYLSKSFKLEVVVILWFCCYLLHAAGQNNITSNVEVEALIAIKSSLIDPNGNLSNWNHGDPCTSRWKGVLCFNETQEDGYLHVEELQLLSLQLSGTLAPELGKLTYMKRLNFMWNNISGSIPKEVGNIKSLELLLLNGNNLTGPLPEEIGYLPNLDRIQIDQNHISGSLPTSFANLNKTKHFHMNNNSLSGQIPPELSRLPNLVHLLLDNNNLSGYLPPELYKLPNLLIIQLDNNNFEGNSIPDTYGNMSKLLKMSLRNCSLTGPVPDLSRIPHLLYLDLSFNQLNESIPANKLSENITTIDLSNNHLTGNIPSYFVDLPRLQKLSLANNSLNGTVSSSIWTNKTSNGTENFLLELQNNSLTAISGSIDLPPNVTVVLDGNPLCSNKTLDHFCGPEGATVTNGSFTINPSSCKPQACPPPYEYSVDCFCALPLLVAYRLKSPGFSDFTPYLDDFETYMTTGLQLSTDQLEYTFYWQAGPRLRMDLKFFPLYVNNTSNHTFNRSELLRITSMFTGWLIQDSDLFGPYELLGFDLLGPYKDEIGKDSKSGISTGALVGIVVGGIACAVTLSAIVTLLILRIKMRGYHTVSKRRQASKISIKIDGVRAFTYGELSSATNNFNISSQVGQGGYGKVYKGTLSDGTVVAIKRAQEGSLQGEKEFLTEISLLSRLHHRNLVSLIGYCDEEGEQMLVYEFMSNGTLRDHLSVTAKEPLTFAMRLKIALGAAKGLMYLHTEADPPIFHRDVKASNILLDSKFSAKVADFGLSRLAPVPDMEGVVPGHVSTVVKGTPGYLDPEYFLTHKLTDKSDVYSLGVVFLELLTGMHPISHGKNIVREVNIAYQSGVIFSMIDGRMGSYPSEHVEKFLTLALKCCEDEPEARPRMAEVVRELENIWSTMPESDTKKAEFMSSDSGKTDIHSIPSSSSASAMKTPFVSGDVSGSDLVSGVIPSIKPR, from the exons ATGTATCTTTCAAAGAGTTTCAAGCTTGAAGTTGTTGTCATCCTGTGGTTTTGCTGCTATTTGCTACATGCTGCTGGGCAGAATAACATAACTAGTAATGTTGAAg TTGAAGCATTGATAGCCATTAAGAGTAGTTTGATTGATCCTAATGGAAATTTAAGCAATTGGAATCATGGAGACCCATGTACATCAAGGTGGAAAGGAGTTTTGTGCTTCAATGAAACACAGGAGGATGGCTATCTGCATGTTGAAGAATT GCAATTACTGAGTTTGCAACTGTCTGGAACCTTGGCACCAGAGCTTGGCAAATTAACATACATGAAAAgatt GAACTTTATGTGGAACAACATAAGTGGCAGTATCCCAAAGGAAGTTGGCAATATCAAATCTTTGGAACTATT GCTCCTGAATGGAAATAATTTAACAGGTCCACTACCAGAGGAGATTGGCTATCTTCCAAATCTGGATAGAATACAAATAGATCAGAACCATATATCAGGATCTCTTCCTACGTCATTTGCAAATCTGAACAAGACAAAGCATTT TCACATGAACAACAACTCACTCAGCGGGCAAATCCCACCAGAGCTTTCTCGATTACCAAATCTTGTTCACCT TCTTCTCGACAATAACAACTTATCTGGATATCTTCCCCCTGAGCTGTACAAGTTGCCAAATTTACTTATCAT TCAACTTGATAACAATAACTTCGAAGGAAATAGTATTCCTGATACGTATGGCAACATGTCAAAGTTGTTGAAGAT GAGCCTTAGGAATTGCAGTTTGACAGGACCAGTTCCTGACTTAAGCAGGATACCTCACCTTCTTTATCT TGACCTTAGTTTCAACCAGTTGAACGAATCAATTCCTGCCAATAAGCTTTCTGAGAATATCACAACCAT TGATTTATCAAACAACCACCTAACTGGAAATATTCCATCTTACTTTGTTGATCTTCCACGTCTTCAGAAGTT GTCACTTGCAAACAATTCATTGAATGGCACTGTTTCATCCTCTATTTGGACGAATAAGACTTCAAATGGAACAGAAAACTTTCTTTT GGAGTTGCAAAATAATAGCCTTACAGCCATATCAGGAAGTATTGATCTTCCTCCAAATGTCACAGTTGT GCTTGATGGGAATCCCCTTTGCTCAAACAAAACCCTTGATCACTTCTGTGGACCTGAAGGTGCTACTGTAACAAATGGCTCATTCACTATAAACCCCAGTTCATGTAAACCTCAAGCATGCCCTCCTCCTTATGAGTACTCTGTTGATTGTTTCTGTGCACTTCCATTGCTTGTTGCCTATCGGCTGAAAAGTCCTGGATTTTCAGACTTTACTCCGTATTTGGATGATTTTGAGACCTACATGACTACTGGTCTTCAATTATCTACTGATCAGCTAGAATATACTTTTTATTGGCAAGCAGGACCTCGGTTGAGAATGGACTTGAAATTTTTTCCTCTATATGTTAATAACACTAGCAATCATACTTTCAATAGAAGTGAGCTCCTACGGATCACAAGCATGTTCACAGGATGGCTAATTCAAGACAGTGATCTGTTTGGACCTTATGAACTGCTTGGCTTCGATCTTTTGGGTCCTTACAAGGATG AAATTGGCAAGGATTCAAAATCAGGAATAAGCACAGGTGCACTGGTTGGCATAGTTGTAGGGGGAATTGCTTGTGCAGTGACATTATCTGCAATTGTTACCCTTCTTATATTGAGAATCAAAATGAGAGGTTACCATACTGTTTCAAAGCGACGTCAGG CATCTAAAATCTCTATAAAAATTGATGGTGTAAGGGCCTTTACTTATGGAGAATTGTCCTCCGCTACAAACAATTTCAACATTTCTTCTCAAGTTGGACAAGGTGGCTATGGGAAGGTTTATAAAGGGACTCTTTCTGATGGCACAGTTGTTGCCATAAAACGCGCTCAAGAGGGATCTCTGCAAGGTGAGAAGGAGTTCCTCACAGAAATATCATTACTATCAAGGTTACATCATCGCAACCTTGTTTCTCTGATTGGATACTGTGATGAAGAAGGTGAACAG ATGCTGGTTTATGAATTTATGTCTAATGGCACATTGAGGGATCACCTTTCTG TTACAGCGAAAGAACCCCTGACTTTTGCCATGAGATTGAAGATTGCACTAGGGGCAGCTAAAGGCCTCATGTATCTACACACAGAAGCCGATCCTCCAATATTCCACCGAGACGTAAAGGCCAGCAACATATTGTTAGACTCTAAATTTTCGGCAAAAGTGGCTGATTTTGGACTTTCGCGTCTTGCCCCAGTTCCAGATATGGAAGGAGTTGTTCCTGGTCATGTATCTACGGTGGTAAAGGGGACGCCG GGGTACCTTGATCCAGAGTACTTCTTAACTCACAAGTTGACAGACAAGAGTGATGTTTATAGTCTTGGTGTTGTATTTCTGGAACTTTTGACTGGGATGCATCCTATCTCACACGGAAAAAATATTGTTAGAGAG GTTAATATTGCGTACCAATCAGGTGTAATATTTTCAATGATCGATGGACGCATGGGGTCCTATCCGTCTGAGCATGTAGAGAAATTTTTGACATTGGCCTTGAAGTGTTGCGAAGATGAGCCAGAGGCACGGCCTAGAATGGCAGAAGTGGTTAGAGAGCTTGAAAACATATGGTCTACAATGCCAGAATCAGATACCAAGAAAGCTGAATTTATGTCTAGTGATTCTGGCAAAACTGACATTCACAGTATACCATCTTCATCCTCTGCTTCTGCTATGAAGACTCCTTTTGTATCAGGAGATGTGTCTGGTAGCGACCTTGTTAGTGGAGTAATACCAAGCATCAAGCCAAGATAG
- the LOC106775970 gene encoding 60S ribosomal protein L10-like isoform X1, with translation MGRRPARCYRQIKNKPYPKSRFCRGVPDPKIRIYDVGMKKKGVDEFPFCVHLVSWEKENVSSEALEAARIACNKYMAKFAGKDAFHLRVRVHPFHVLRINKMLSCAGADRLQTGMRGAFGKPQGTCARVSIGQVLLSVRCKDGNGQHAQEALRRAKFKFPGRQKIIVSRKWGFTKLSRSEYLKLKSENRIVPDGVNAKVLGCHGPLANRAPGRAFLPATA, from the exons ATGGGAAGAA GACCGGCGCGTTGTTACCGTCAGATAAAGAACAAACCGTATCCGAAGTCGCGGTTCTGCCGCGGCGTTCCGGATCCGAAGATCCGAATATACGACGTGGGGATGAAGAAGAAAGGCGTGGACGAGTTTCCCTTCTGCGTGCACCTCGTCTCCTGGGAGAAGGAGAACGTGTCCAGCGAGGCCTTGGAGGCGGCGCGCATCGCCTGCAACAAGTACATGGCGAAGTTTGCGGGGAAGGACGCGTTCCACCTGCGCGTGAGGGTGCACCCCTTCCACGTGCTCCGTATCAACAAGATGCTATCGTGCGCCGGGGCGGACAGGCTCCAGACCGGGATGAGGGGGGCGTTCGGAAAGCCGCAGGGGACGTGCGCGAGAGTGAGTATTGGACAGGTGTTGCTCTCCGTTCGATGTAAGGATGGGAATGGTCAGCACGCTCAGGAGGCTCTTCGCCGCGCCAAGTTCAAGTTCCCTGGCCGTCAGAAGATTATTGTCAGCAGAAAGTg GGGATTTACTAAGCTAAGTCGAAGTGAGTATTTGAAGTTGAAGTCTGAAAACAGAATTGTGCCGGATGGGGTCAATGCTAAG GTTCTTGGGTGTCACGGACCTTTGGCAAATCGTGCGCCCGGAAGAGCTTTCTTACCAGCTACTGCTTAG
- the LOC106775970 gene encoding 60S ribosomal protein L10-like isoform X2: MGRRPARCYRQIKNKPYPKSRFCRGVPDPKIRIYDVGMKKKGVDEFPFCVHLVSWEKENVSSEALEAARIACNKYMAKFAGKDAFHLRVRVHPFHVLRINKMLSCAGADRLQTGMRGAFGKPQGTCARVSIGQVLLSVRCKDGNGQHAQEALRRAKFKFPGRQKIIVSRKWFLGVTDLWQIVRPEELSYQLLLRSFTSRKFMECMAFLFTS, translated from the exons ATGGGAAGAA GACCGGCGCGTTGTTACCGTCAGATAAAGAACAAACCGTATCCGAAGTCGCGGTTCTGCCGCGGCGTTCCGGATCCGAAGATCCGAATATACGACGTGGGGATGAAGAAGAAAGGCGTGGACGAGTTTCCCTTCTGCGTGCACCTCGTCTCCTGGGAGAAGGAGAACGTGTCCAGCGAGGCCTTGGAGGCGGCGCGCATCGCCTGCAACAAGTACATGGCGAAGTTTGCGGGGAAGGACGCGTTCCACCTGCGCGTGAGGGTGCACCCCTTCCACGTGCTCCGTATCAACAAGATGCTATCGTGCGCCGGGGCGGACAGGCTCCAGACCGGGATGAGGGGGGCGTTCGGAAAGCCGCAGGGGACGTGCGCGAGAGTGAGTATTGGACAGGTGTTGCTCTCCGTTCGATGTAAGGATGGGAATGGTCAGCACGCTCAGGAGGCTCTTCGCCGCGCCAAGTTCAAGTTCCCTGGCCGTCAGAAGATTATTGTCAGCAGAAAGTg GTTCTTGGGTGTCACGGACCTTTGGCAAATCGTGCGCCCGGAAGAGCTTTCTTACCAGCTACTGCTTAGGTCATTTACCAGTAGGAAATTCATGGAGTGTATGGCTTTTCTTTTCACCTCGTGA
- the LOC106775969 gene encoding metal tolerance protein 4, producing the protein METSTGLDPTLPLLQQDNYENNSAKNGGRTDRLTRRNSVNSIRTFFFSKLPDKVRSGLDSESPYDGINLSSTTALSKGEIEYYERQLATLKSFEEVDSVVSSDCIDEEDSAGLAQQERAMRISNYANIALLILKSYATIRSGSIAIAASTLDSLLDLMAGGILWFTHLAMKNINIYKYPIGKLRVQPVGIIIFAAIMATLGFQVLITAVQQLIQNSPSEIMSSEQIIWLYSIMLFATAVKLVLWLYCRNSANKIVRAYADDHQFDVVTNVVGLVAAVLGDKYYWWIDPIGAIMLAIYTITNWSRTVMENAVSLVGQSAPPEVLQKLTYLVIRHPRVKRIDTVRAYTFGVLYFVEVDIELPEDLPLKEAHAIGESLQIKLEKLPEVERAFVHLDFECDHKPEHSVVVKLPNNQS; encoded by the exons ATGGAAACAAGTACGGGTTTGGATCCGACGCTTCCGCTTCTCCAACAGGACAATTATGAGAACAACTCCGCCAAAAACGGTGGCCGGACTGACCGACTCACTCGTCGGAACTCGGTCAACTCTATCAGaaccttcttcttctccaaGCTTCCCGATAAAGTCCGTTCTGGCCTAGACTCCGAGTCTCCCTACGACGGCATTAACCTCTCCTCCACCACCGCCTTAAGCAAag GGGAAATAGAATACTATGAAAGACAATTAGCTACTCTGAAATCGTTTGAGGAAGTGGACTCTGTGGTGTCATCTGATTGCATTGATGAGGAAGACAGTGCTGGACTAGCTCAACAAGAAAGAGCAATGAGGATTTCTAATTATGCAAATATAGCATTGTTGATATTAAAG AGTTATGCCACCATAAGGAGTGGGTCAATAGCTATTGCGGCATCAACTTTGGATTCTCTGCTTGATCTCATGGCTGGTGGCATACTTTGGTTCACCCACCTCGCAATGAAGAAcataaatatctataaataccCAATAGGAAAGTTAAGAGTTCAGCCAGTTGGCATTATTATCTTTGCAGCAATCATGGCTACTCTTG GCTTTCAGGTATTAATCACAGCTGTACAACAACTAATACAAAACAGTCCTAGTGAAATTATGTCCTCGGAACAGATAATATGGTTGTACTCTATTATGCTATTTGCAACAGCAGTGAAGCTTGTGCTCTGGCTTTACTGTAGAAACTCGGCAAACAAGATTGTCCGTGCCTATGCAGAT GATCATCAATTTGATGTTGTAACAAACGTGGTTGGACTAGTTGCTGCTGTACTTGGTGATAAATATTACTGGTGGATCGACCCGATTGGAGCTATTATGCTTGCAATTTACACTATTACAAATTGGTCACGCACTGTCATGGAAAATGCAG TTTCACTGGTGGGACAATCTGCACCTCCTGAAGTTTTGCAGAAGCTCACATATCTCGTTATAAGGCACCCTAGAGTCAAGCGCATTGATACTGTTCGCGCATATACATTTGGGGTTCTGTATTTTGTGGAG GTTGACATTGAACTGCCAGAAGATTTACCCTTAAAAGAAGCACACGCCATTGGGGAGAGCCTACAGATAAAGCTCGAGAAACTCCCAGAAGTTGAGCGGGCGTTTGTTCATTTAGACTTCGAATGTGATCATAAACCAGAGCACTCAGTTGTCGTCAAACTGCCCAACAATCAGTCTTAA